A single window of Streptomyces xanthii DNA harbors:
- a CDS encoding adenosine deaminase: protein MTRVPGEESVSQRLQTFIAGLPKAELHVHHVGSASPRIVSALAARHPDSKVPTDPEALADFFTFTDFAHFIDVYLSVVDLIRTPEDVRLLTYEVARDMARQNVRYAELTITPYSSTRRGIDEKAFMDAIEDARKAAEAEFGTVLRWCFDIPGEAGLVSAEETARLATDDKLRPEGLVSFGLGGPEVGVPRPQFKPYFDRAIAAGLRSVPHAGETTGPETVWDALRDLRAERIGHGTSSAQDPKLLAHLAEHGIPLEVCPTSNIATRAVRTLEEHPLKAFVDAGVTVTINSDDPPMFSTDLNTEYAVAARLLGLDEQGLADLAKNAVRASFLDDAGKTRIDAEIDAYTRTWLADA, encoded by the coding sequence ATCACCCGAGTTCCTGGGGAGGAATCCGTGAGCCAGCGCCTGCAGACCTTCATCGCCGGACTGCCCAAAGCAGAACTGCACGTCCATCATGTGGGCTCCGCCTCCCCCAGGATCGTCTCCGCGCTCGCGGCCCGGCACCCCGACTCGAAGGTGCCGACCGACCCCGAGGCGCTGGCCGACTTCTTCACGTTCACGGACTTCGCGCACTTCATCGACGTCTACCTGTCGGTCGTCGACCTGATCCGCACCCCCGAGGACGTCCGGCTGCTCACGTACGAGGTCGCGCGCGACATGGCGCGGCAGAACGTGCGCTACGCGGAGCTGACCATCACCCCCTACTCGTCGACCCGGCGCGGCATCGACGAGAAGGCGTTCATGGACGCCATCGAGGACGCCCGCAAGGCGGCCGAGGCGGAGTTCGGCACGGTGCTGCGCTGGTGCTTCGACATTCCCGGCGAGGCCGGCCTGGTCTCCGCCGAGGAGACGGCGCGGCTGGCGACGGACGACAAGCTGCGCCCCGAGGGCCTGGTGTCGTTCGGGCTCGGCGGCCCCGAGGTCGGGGTGCCGCGGCCGCAGTTCAAGCCGTACTTCGACCGGGCGATCGCGGCCGGGCTGCGCTCGGTGCCGCACGCCGGCGAGACGACCGGGCCCGAGACGGTCTGGGACGCGCTGCGCGACCTGCGGGCCGAGCGCATCGGGCACGGCACGTCCTCGGCGCAGGACCCGAAGCTCCTCGCGCACCTCGCCGAGCACGGCATCCCGCTGGAGGTGTGCCCGACGTCGAACATCGCGACGCGCGCCGTACGCACCCTGGAGGAGCACCCGCTGAAGGCGTTCGTGGACGCGGGCGTCACGGTGACGATCAACTCGGACGACCCGCCGATGTTCTCGACGGACCTGAACACGGAGTACGCGGTCGCGGCGCGGCTGCTCGGGCTCGACGAGCAGGGCCTGGCCGACCTGGCGAAGAACGCGGTCCGCGCCTCCTTCCTCGACGACGCCGGCAAGACGCGGATCGACGCGGAGATCGACGCGTACACGCGGACCTGGCTCGCGGACGCCTGA
- a CDS encoding glycerophosphodiester phosphodiesterase, with product MRTVTAVAHRGDPYRVRENTLPSLRSALERGADVVEVDVRLTRDGVPVLLHDSTLERLWKHDRPLSALSCDEVRGLTEGGVPTLAEALAATGDARLMIDLPGADTRAVRAIVGLIGECGAAERVYYCAGAETMLKVRAADPSAEIALTWTTLAPPRPALVEAVRPHWLNYRFSLLTRDLVARVHHDGLLVSAWTPDTRRSMRKLLAAGVDSITTNRVDVLADLR from the coding sequence ATGCGCACCGTGACTGCCGTCGCCCATCGAGGCGACCCCTACCGCGTCCGTGAGAACACCCTCCCGTCCCTGCGCTCGGCGCTGGAGCGGGGGGCGGACGTGGTGGAGGTCGACGTCCGGCTGACCCGCGACGGCGTCCCGGTCCTGCTGCACGACTCCACGCTCGAACGGCTCTGGAAGCACGACCGCCCCCTGTCCGCCCTCTCCTGCGACGAGGTGCGGGGCCTCACGGAGGGCGGCGTCCCCACCCTCGCCGAGGCGCTGGCCGCGACCGGTGACGCCCGCCTCATGATCGACCTGCCCGGCGCGGACACGCGGGCCGTCCGGGCGATCGTGGGGCTGATCGGCGAGTGCGGCGCCGCCGAACGCGTCTACTACTGCGCCGGCGCCGAGACCATGCTCAAGGTGCGGGCCGCCGATCCGTCCGCCGAGATCGCCCTGACCTGGACGACGCTGGCCCCGCCCCGCCCGGCGCTCGTCGAGGCGGTCCGCCCGCACTGGCTCAACTACCGCTTCTCGCTGCTGACCCGCGACCTCGTGGCCCGCGTCCACCACGACGGGCTGCTGGTGTCGGCGTGGACGCCGGACACGCGGCGCTCGATGCGGAAGCTGCTGGCCGCGGGCGTCGACTCCATCACGACGAACCGCGTCGACGTCCTGGCCGACCTCCGCTGA
- a CDS encoding HXXEE domain-containing protein, whose protein sequence is MGNSSIDEKVSAAVTLGLFAAWALHDTEELVAGPRWVRENVPVLRERWPGVPDGVWRAVEGVDEREFGVAVGVMAGIVGAGAVAGWASGGRSAAYQAMLNGFGLHGLVHMGQALAVRGYTPGVATSPTLVVPFAVWARGRLKRAGVLRAGRGWDAVAGLAWAGAATVVSHGVARRVVRARG, encoded by the coding sequence ATGGGGAATTCATCGATCGATGAAAAGGTGTCCGCCGCTGTCACCCTGGGGCTCTTCGCCGCCTGGGCCCTGCACGACACCGAGGAGCTCGTCGCCGGGCCGCGGTGGGTGCGGGAGAACGTGCCCGTGCTGCGGGAGCGGTGGCCCGGGGTGCCGGACGGGGTGTGGCGGGCGGTGGAGGGCGTCGACGAGCGGGAGTTCGGGGTCGCCGTCGGGGTCATGGCCGGGATCGTGGGGGCGGGGGCCGTCGCGGGGTGGGCCAGCGGCGGACGGAGCGCCGCCTATCAGGCGATGCTCAACGGGTTCGGCCTGCACGGGCTCGTGCACATGGGGCAGGCGCTCGCCGTGCGGGGGTACACGCCGGGGGTCGCCACCTCGCCGACGCTCGTCGTGCCGTTCGCCGTGTGGGCGCGGGGGCGGTTGAAGCGGGCGGGTGTGCTGCGCGCGGGCCGGGGGTGGGATGCCGTCGCCGGGCTCGCGTGGGCCGGGGCGGCGACCGTGGTGTCGCACGGGGTGGCGCGGCGGGTCGTCAGAGCTCGGGGCTGA
- a CDS encoding polyamine ABC transporter substrate-binding protein: MRANHNTPRLDRRSLLRALGGGAAAAAVGALASGCGVPAAYVAPGDRAADRDRSADDKRLTWANWPLYIDVDDDDPAKRPTLDAFERRTGIQVRYTEEINDNDEFFGKISPSLMNHQSTGRDLIVISDWMCSRFVRLGWVQEMDRSRQPNVTKYLDPLLRDPAFDPGRRSTVPWQSGITGIAYNKRRLGREIRHVSDLWAPDLKGRVTLLSGLDESFALLMQGNGVDITRWTADDFHRTCDQVEKLVASKHIRRFTGNDYIKDLSSGDVLACQAYSGDVIQLQADDPDIEFVVPEEGAELWAESLMIPNLAEHKATAERLVDYYYEPEVAAELAAWVNYVCPVPAAQHVLASSKDKETAELAEDPLIFPDDRMRSRLAIARDIKSTERTEFAKRWNAIAGL, translated from the coding sequence GTGCGAGCCAACCACAACACCCCCCGCCTCGACCGCCGTTCCCTGCTGCGCGCCCTGGGCGGTGGTGCCGCCGCCGCGGCCGTCGGTGCCCTGGCCTCCGGCTGCGGGGTGCCCGCCGCCTACGTCGCGCCCGGCGACCGCGCCGCCGACCGCGACCGCTCGGCCGACGACAAGCGGCTCACCTGGGCGAACTGGCCGCTCTACATCGACGTCGACGACGACGATCCGGCGAAGCGGCCGACGCTGGACGCGTTCGAGCGGCGGACCGGCATCCAGGTCCGGTACACCGAGGAGATCAACGACAACGACGAGTTCTTCGGCAAGATCAGCCCGTCCCTCATGAACCACCAGAGCACCGGACGCGACCTCATCGTCATCTCCGACTGGATGTGCTCCCGGTTCGTCCGGCTGGGCTGGGTGCAGGAGATGGACCGCTCGCGCCAGCCCAACGTCACCAAGTACCTCGACCCGCTGCTGCGCGACCCGGCCTTCGACCCCGGCCGCAGGTCGACGGTGCCGTGGCAGTCCGGCATCACCGGCATCGCGTACAACAAGCGCCGCCTCGGCCGCGAGATCCGGCACGTCTCCGACCTCTGGGCCCCCGACCTCAAGGGCCGCGTCACCCTGCTGTCCGGCCTCGACGAGTCCTTCGCGCTCCTCATGCAGGGCAACGGCGTCGACATCACCCGCTGGACCGCCGACGACTTCCACCGCACCTGCGACCAGGTCGAGAAGCTCGTCGCGTCGAAACACATCCGCCGCTTCACTGGCAACGACTACATCAAGGACCTCTCCAGCGGCGACGTCCTCGCCTGCCAGGCCTACAGCGGCGACGTCATCCAGCTCCAGGCCGACGACCCGGACATCGAGTTCGTCGTCCCCGAGGAGGGCGCCGAACTCTGGGCGGAGTCCCTGATGATCCCCAACCTCGCCGAGCACAAGGCCACCGCCGAACGACTCGTCGACTACTACTACGAGCCCGAGGTCGCCGCCGAACTCGCCGCCTGGGTCAACTACGTGTGCCCCGTGCCGGCGGCCCAGCACGTCCTGGCCTCCTCGAAGGACAAGGAGACCGCCGAACTCGCCGAGGACCCGCTGATCTTCCCGGACGACCGGATGCGGTCGCGTCTCGCGATCGCCCGGGACATCAAGTCCACGGAGCGCACGGAGTTCGCGAAGCGGTGGAACGCGATCGCCGGGTTGTGA
- a CDS encoding helix-turn-helix transcriptional regulator: MDLTVERRTELSQFLRTRRARLRPADVGLVSYGQRRVPGLRREELAQLAGVSVEYYVRLEQGRNPHVSDSVLESVGRALRLDPAEQEHLRNLARPDRARPAARPAAAPRPEPVRPGLRRLLDAQPGPAYLCGPLTEVVAWNAQAAAVFGDFSQLPEEQRTFAHLVFLDEAYRSLLAGSLRAKAEATVGFLRVSVGRYPDDPALASLLGTLAMKSEEFGTLWARQDVHEKGAGRYALRHPVVGPLDLDFEILHLPDNGQVLVSYLPAPGTDAAENLGLLASWTG, translated from the coding sequence ATGGACCTCACCGTCGAACGCCGGACCGAACTGAGCCAGTTCCTGCGCACCCGCAGGGCCCGCCTGCGCCCCGCGGACGTCGGCCTCGTCTCGTACGGGCAGCGGCGCGTCCCGGGTCTGCGCCGCGAGGAGCTCGCCCAGCTCGCGGGCGTCAGCGTCGAGTACTACGTACGCCTGGAACAGGGGCGCAACCCGCACGTGTCGGACAGTGTCCTGGAGTCCGTCGGCCGCGCCCTGCGGCTGGACCCCGCCGAGCAGGAGCACCTGCGCAATCTCGCCCGGCCCGACCGTGCCCGGCCCGCAGCCCGCCCGGCCGCCGCCCCGCGCCCCGAGCCCGTACGCCCCGGACTGCGGCGCCTCCTCGACGCGCAGCCGGGGCCCGCCTACCTGTGCGGGCCGCTGACCGAGGTCGTCGCCTGGAACGCGCAGGCCGCCGCCGTCTTCGGCGACTTCTCGCAGCTCCCCGAGGAACAGCGCACGTTCGCCCACCTCGTCTTCCTCGACGAGGCGTACCGCTCCCTCCTCGCCGGCAGCCTGCGCGCCAAGGCGGAGGCGACGGTCGGCTTCCTGCGGGTGAGCGTGGGCCGGTACCCGGACGACCCCGCCCTCGCCTCCCTCCTCGGCACGCTCGCCATGAAGAGCGAGGAGTTCGGCACCCTGTGGGCCCGGCAGGACGTCCACGAGAAGGGAGCCGGGCGGTACGCGCTGCGGCACCCCGTCGTCGGGCCGCTCGACCTCGACTTCGAGATCCTGCACCTGCCCGACAACGGACAGGTCCTGGTCAGCTATCTGCCGGCGCCCGGCACGGACGCCGCCGAGAACCTAGGACTGCTCGCCAGCTGGACCGGCTGA
- a CDS encoding aldo/keto reductase has product MNSPLTTTTAPTTTAPATSAARRELGSTGMRLSPIGLGSWAFGGEGWRFSWGGQDDARSIATVHAAVEAGVNWIDTAAVYGLGHSEEVVGKAIAQLPQSERPFVFTKVGLVWDPENPAAAPRRIMRADSVRREVEDSLRRLGVEAIDLYQVHWPDTGASLDWDGDGSGAADDVRVTPLEEYWQTMAELKKEGKVRAIGLSNHDPAQLAAASAVAPVDAVQPPLSLINRSAEPEIDWAADHGTGVIVYQPLHSGLLSGTFTRERAARLDAGDWRRTHPDFTRDLDRNLAIVDRLRTVSEGHGVPVGSAAIAWALARRGVTGAIAGARGPEQVRDWAQAATLRLTPEDLTHLS; this is encoded by the coding sequence ATGAACTCCCCGCTCACCACGACCACCGCCCCCACCACCACCGCTCCCGCCACCTCGGCGGCTCGCCGCGAGCTCGGCAGCACCGGCATGCGTCTCTCCCCCATCGGCCTCGGCAGCTGGGCCTTCGGCGGCGAGGGCTGGCGCTTCTCCTGGGGCGGGCAGGACGACGCCCGTTCGATCGCCACGGTGCACGCCGCCGTCGAGGCGGGGGTGAACTGGATCGACACCGCCGCGGTCTACGGCCTCGGCCACTCCGAGGAGGTCGTCGGCAAGGCGATCGCCCAACTCCCGCAGAGCGAGCGGCCGTTCGTCTTCACGAAGGTGGGGCTCGTCTGGGACCCCGAGAACCCGGCCGCCGCGCCCCGGCGCATCATGCGGGCGGACAGCGTGCGCCGCGAGGTCGAGGACTCGCTGCGCCGGCTCGGCGTCGAGGCGATCGACCTCTACCAGGTGCACTGGCCGGACACGGGCGCCTCGCTCGACTGGGACGGCGACGGCTCGGGCGCCGCGGACGATGTGCGGGTCACGCCGCTGGAGGAGTACTGGCAGACGATGGCCGAGCTGAAGAAGGAGGGCAAGGTCCGCGCGATCGGCCTGTCCAACCACGATCCGGCGCAGCTCGCCGCCGCCTCGGCCGTCGCCCCGGTCGACGCGGTCCAGCCGCCGCTCTCCCTGATCAACCGCTCCGCCGAGCCGGAGATCGACTGGGCCGCGGACCACGGCACCGGCGTGATCGTGTACCAGCCGCTGCACTCCGGTCTGCTGTCCGGGACGTTCACCCGGGAGCGGGCTGCGCGGCTCGACGCGGGCGACTGGCGCCGCACCCACCCGGACTTCACCCGCGACCTGGACCGCAACCTCGCGATCGTGGACCGTCTGCGCACGGTCTCCGAAGGCCACGGCGTCCCGGTCGGCTCGGCGGCGATCGCCTGGGCACTGGCCCGACGCGGGGTGACCGGCGCGATCGCGGGGGCGCGAGGCCCCGAGCAGGTACGCGACTGGGCCCAGGCGGCAACCCTGCGCCTGACCCCGGAGGACCTGACCCACCTGTCCTGA